The Breoghania sp. L-A4 sequence GAACGTCCCCATGCAGGACATGCGCGCGCCGGACTTCCCCGAGCTGACCCTGCCGCTGTTTGCCGACGTCAAGAAGGTCTTCAAGACCGAGACCGGCACCGTGCTCCTGTTCGGCTCCTCGGGCACCGGCGCCTGGGAAGCGGCGATCTCCAACACGCTGAACGTCGGCGACAAGGTGCTGATGTCCGACTTCGGCCAGTTCTCGCACCTGTGGATCGACATGGCCCAGCGCCTCGGCCTCGACGTCGACGCGATCGACGTGGAATGGGGCGAAGGCGTGCCGCTGGAGGCCTACCGCCAGAAACTGGAGGCCGACCGCAGCCACTCCATCAAGGCGGTCTTCGCCACCCACAACGAGACCGCCACCGGCGTCGCCTCCGACATCGCCGGCGTCCGCGCCGTGCTCGACTCCTGCGACCACCCCGCGCTGCTGTTCGTGGACGGCGTAAGCTCCATCGGCTCGCTGGAGTTCCGCATGGAGGACTGGGGCGTCGATCTGGCGGTCGCAGGCTCCCAGAAGGGTTTCATGCTGCCCGCGGGCCTCGGCATGCTCGGCGTCAGCGCCAAGGCCATCGAGGCCTCGAAGGGCAAGACCATGCGCACCTGCTACTTCGACTTCGGCGACATGCTGGCGATGAACGCCAACGGCTACTTCCAGTACACCCCGCCGACCCAGCTGCTGCAGGGCCTGCGCGCCTCGCTTGACCTGATCTTCGAGGAAGGCCTGGAGAATATCATCGCCCGCCATCATCGCCTCGCCGAAGGCGTGCGCCGGGGCGTCAAGGGCTGGGGTCTGGACCTCTGCGCCAAGCATGAGAAATGGTACTCCGATACCGTCAGCGCCATCGTGGTTCCCGAGGGCACGGACGCCCGCGAGGTCATCAAGATCGGCTACGAGCGCTACCGCACCTCGTTCGGCTCCGGCCTGTCCAAGGTCGCCGGCAAGGTGTTCCGCATCGGCCATCTGGGCGACCTCAACGAGGTCATGTGCCTGAGCGCGCTGGCCAGCGCCGAGATGGCCATGGCGGACGCGGGCATCAAGGTCGAGCTCGGCTCGGGCGTCGCAGCGGCCCAGGCCTGGTACCGCGACGCCAACGCCCCGGCGCTGCAGATCGCCGCCGAATAACAGCTCCCGGGACAGCGAATTACCGCTGATGCCGGATTCGGGCGGAGGATTCCTCCGCCCGAATTGCGTTTGGACACTGTTCAAACGATTCCACCGCTCCCCCGTTTCCAATCCATCAAATCCGATCTAGAAATCGGCAGGCAGACACGCACCGGATTTGCGCGATCATAAGCCGGCCTGCGGACAGGGGGACAAGAATGCTGAAAACAATCGGCGGCTTCGACCGCATCGGCGAGGAAAACGCCTTCGCTGTCCTCGCCCGCGCGACCGCGCTGGCGAGCCAGGGCCGGGACATCATCAACCTCGGCATCGGCCAGCCGGACTTCTCCACGCCCGGCCACATCGTGGAAGCGGCAATCAAGGCGCTGCGCGACGGTCACCACGGCTACACGCCGGCCACCGGCATTCTCCCCTTGCGCGAGGCCGTCGCCGCCGACATCCACCGCCGCACCGGCTGCGACGTCTCGCCCGACAACGTGATGATCGTGCCCGGCGGCAAGGTCACCATGTTCATGGCGATCCTGATGTTCGGTGCGCCCGGCGTCGACATTCTCTATCCCGATCCCGGCTTTCCCATCTACCGCTCGATGATCGAGTTCACCGGCGCCAACCCGATTGCCGTGCCGATCCGCGAAGAAAACGAATTCGCCTTTTCCGCCAAGGAAATGCTGTCGCTGCTCACACCCGACACGCGGCTGGTGATCGTCAATTCCCCCGCCAATCCCTGCGGCGGCGTCACGCCGAGAACCGAGATCGACATGCTGGTGGCGGGACTGGCCGAGCGGCCAGACATCGCGATTCTGTCCGACGAGATTTATGGCCAGATGACCTATGACGGCGAGGAGCACGTCTCGCTGCTGGGCTATCCGGAAATCCGCGACCGGCTGATCCTGCTCGACGGCTGGTCGAAAACCTACGCCATGACGGGATGGCGCATGGGGTTCGCCGTGTGGCCCGACCAGCTTGTCGACAAGGCGCGCAAACTGGCCGTCAACGCCTGGTCCTGCGTCAACGCGCCCAGCCAATATGCCGGCATCGCGGCGCTCACCGGACCGCAGGACGCGGTGCACGAAATGGTCGCGGAGTTCGACGCGCGGCGCAAACTTGTCACCGCCGGTCTGAACGCCATTCCCAATGTCAGTTGCGCCACGCCGAAGGGAGCATTTTATGCGTTCCCCAACATCTCGGCGACCGGATGGAAGTCGAAAAAGCTCGCTTCCGCGCTTCTGGAGGAGGCCGGCGTGGCGCTGATCGGCGGACCCGATTTCGGCATTTTCGGCGAGGGTTACATCCGCGTCTCCTACGCCAATTCCCGCGCCAACATCGAGGCAGCCCTTGGCCGGATGAAGGATTTCCTCGGGGCCAACAGGCCTGCATGAGCGGGGACACGCCCCAGCTTCGGACGCTCGCTTCGTGCACTTCTAATTTCTGTCGAATTCGTGTCGAATTGACAGGAATTCGAAGGTTTCTTGATGGTTTTTTGACTCGAATTTGATCTGCGTGTTGAATCCCCGCAGGCGGCCGACAGAACGCCCGGGGACAACTCCGCGCGCGAAAAACTTGTCCCCGGCGGGGGTTCGCGGGGCCAGGATGGCGTCGAGAAGGGATGATCCATGGCGTGTGCCGTCCCGGTCAAGCCGGCGGTTGTGAGCTCCGTTCGTCCGACACTCTCGATGTCACCCCGGCCCCCGAGCCGAGGCCCACTATGCCGATCCAGCCGTGCCGCGGTCCGGCTTTGCGCGCAGACGCTTCCGACAGCCCGCGAGCGCCTCAACAAGCCGAGATCAGAGTAGGCCCCGGGTCAAGCCCGGGGTGACATTGGTGGGTGTTGACGATCTCATGGCGCGCAGACCGCCTGCCTAGCGTAGGCGCCGGCCTCGCATGAGGCCGCTGCGGCAAAAAGCCGGGCGCGCGGGAACGGAAACGCGAGACGGCCGTTGAACAGGGGAATACCGGGCCGGGGCAAGGACGCGACGGCCGGAGTTTTGAGCACAAGGACCCTGTCTCATGGATCTCATCCGCATCATCGTCGCCATCCTCCTGCCGCCGCTGGGCGTCTTTATGGAAGTCGGCGTCGGCAAGCAGTTCTTCATCAACATCGTGCTGACGCTGCTCGGCTACATCCCCGGCATCGTGCACGCGGTCTACATCATCGCGCGCCGCTGATCCCATGAGCCCGCGCGACATTGAAAGGCTCGACCGGCTGGCAAGGCTGCTCGACGCCCGCTTCCAGATATTCGGCGTGCGCTTCGGTCTCGACGCGGTGCTGGGAGTGATTCCGGGGCTGGGCGATGCCGCCACGCTGCTGCCCGCGGCCTATCTCATTGTCAGCGCGCACAGGATGGGCGCGCGCAAGGCGACGCTGGTCCGCATGACGGCGAACACCGCCGTGGACATGATCGCCGGCGCCGTTCCGGTTCTGGGCGATCTGTTCGATCTCGCCTTCAGGGCCAACATGCGCAACATCCGCCTGCTGCGCGCGGATCTGGCAAGCCGGCAGGACCCGCGACACGCCGCAGCGGCTATGGCCACGGCGTAGGCGGAGCCGCGCGCCTATTTCTTCAGAAGGTCGCGGATTTCTTCCAAAAGCGCCTGATCGCGGGTGGGTGCGGGCGGCACGTCGGGCTTGGCAGGCGAAGCGGCCTCCTTGCGGCGCAGGTTGTTGACGCCCTTGACCAGCAGGAAGACGGCGAAGGCGACGATCACGAACTTGAGGATCGCGTTGATGAACAGCCCGATGTTCCAGGTGACCGCGCCCGCCTCCTTGGCGGCGTCGACCGTCGCGTAGGGGCCTGTGGGGTCGCCCGCCTGAAGAACCACGAAGAGTTCGGAGAAATCCACATTGCCCAGCAGCAGCCCGATGGGCGGCATGATGATGTCGTCCACCATGGAGGAAACGATCGCGGTGAACGCCGCGCCAATGACAATACCGACGGCCATGTCGAGCACATTGCCCTTCATGGCGAATTCCTTGAATTCCTTGAACATATCGCGTCCTCCCGGGACTGTTCCCGCGCAAATCACATGACCGCTCACGCGCCGGCCACCCGATGACTCTGGTAGCACGGCGCATGGCGAAAAGAACATTGGCGGTTTTGCGGAGAACCGCGGCAGCGCCTCACGCCTTGAACGGCGTCTCCGGCACCGGGGTGACGGGGTGGCCGGTGTCGAACCAGCTCACGAGATTGTCGATCACCAGTTGCCCCATGGCGTTGCGGGTGGGGATGGAGGCGGAGGCGACATGCGGCAGCAGCACCGCGTTGTCACACGCCATCAACGCCGCCGGCACCTTCGGCTCGAACTCGTAGACATCCAGTCCCGCGCCGGCAATCACGCGCCTGTCGAGCGCCTCGGCCAGCGCCGCTTCATCCACCACGCTGCCGCGCCCGATGTTGACGAAATAGCCGCCGGGGCCGAGCGCGGACAACACCGCGGCGTTGATGATGTGATGGGTCGCGGCCCCGCCCGGCGCCACGGAGATCAGCACGTCGCAGGCCTTCGCCATCTCGGTGAGCGAGGCGAAATAGCGGTAGGGCACATCGGCCTGTTCGCTGCGGCCGTGGTAGACGATGCTCATGCCGCAGGCCTCGGCGCGTTTGGCCACCTGCTTGCCGATGCGGCCAAGCCCGAGAATGCCCAGCGTGCGGCCCTTCAGCGAGCCGCGCGTCAGCGGATAGGGGCCTTCCTTGACCCAGCGCCCGGCGCGCAGGTATCGCTCGGCGGCGGGCAGCTCGCGCACGCACATGAGCATCAAGGCGAGCCCCGTGTCGGCGACCTCGTCATCGAGCACGCCCGGCGTATGGGTGACGATGATGCCGCGTGCGGCCGCCGCCTTCGTATCCACCGCGTCGTAACCGACACCGAAGTTGGAAATGATTTCGAGCTTGGGGAGCTGGTTGATCAGCGCCATGTCGACGCCGGTGTAGCTGCAGGCAACGCCGCGAATCCGCTTCCCCGCGTCGGCGAGGAAGGCGTCGCGGTCGTCGTGTTCCCAGATCTTGTGCACGGTGAACCGCGATTCCAGACCGTCGACGACATACGGCAGCATCGGTCCCGCGATCAAAACTTCCGGACGGCTCATGGCCCACTCCCCCAACTCACATGCATGCGCCTTGCCGGCGTCCAGCACGCATGCTGACGCCCTTTGCGGGGGCCCGCAAGATGGCGTTGCGGCGGAAACGGGAAAACTCCTTTGCCGCGAGACAACAGGACGATAGCGCGGACGAGGCCGGCGCTATTGCGTGTTTGCCGCCGGTCCCTGGGCCGTGCTCTCGCGCAGCTTCAAGGTGGGGGCGATGAGCACGCGCTCCGGAGCGACGCTTTCGCCCGATATCTGCGCCAGGATCATCCGGGCCGCGCGTTCGCCGATCTCCGGCGCGCCGTTGTTGACCGAGGTGAGCGAGGGCGTGGAGGTGGCCGCCCCGATGATGTCGTCGTAGCCGGCGACAGCGATATCCGGGCCCGCGTTGAGCCCGGCGCGGCGCAGCGCCTCGACCAGCCCGCGCGCGATCATGTCGTTGAAGCAGAAGACGGCCGTGGGGCGCGGCTCATGCGCGAGGATCGCATCCACAACCTCGTAGCCGTCGGCGCGGGTCATCAGCTCCGGCAGATACAACTGGCTGTCCACATCGAGCCCCGCCTCCTGAAGCGCCCTGGCCCAGCCGGCGCGGCGCTGAACGCCCGACGAGGATTCCACGCGCCCGCCGATCATGGCGATGTGCCGATGACCCTGGGCGATCAGTTGCTCCGTGAGCCTGCGCCCGCCGGTTATGTCGTCGCCGCGGATGACCGGCGCGTTGACGCCGGGCAGATCGCGGCAGATCAGGGTCACCGGCAGCCCGGTCTCCACGAGCTGGTTGATCTCGTCGGCCTCCGTGCCGACCGAGGGGCACAGCACCAGCCCGTCGGCGCGGTGCTGCAGCAGCGCCTGGGTGAAGACCCGCTGGCGCTCCACGTCGTCGCGGTGATTGCAGATGAAGACCACCTGGTCGTTCTCGCCCAGCGCATCCTCGAGCGCGCGGAAGATTTCCGCGAAATAGGGATTGAGAATGTCGTGCACGGCGACGCCGATGACGTTGGAGCGCGCGGTCCTGAGCGCCGCGGCCGAGCGGTTGTAGATATAGCCCCGCTCTCGCGCCGCCTGCTTGACCCGCTCGCGCGTCGCCTCCGCCACCAGCGGGCTGTCGCGCAGGGCGAGCGAAATCGTCGCGGTGGAGACCTTCAGCGTCTCGGCGAGCTGGCTCAGCGTCAGCCGTCCGCGCCGCGCGGGCCTGGCCTCCTCCTCCGGGGTCGCCCCGGCTGGCGGAGCCGCCCCGCGCCGATCTTTCCTGTCCGGCATCGCGCCGCTCCCGTTTCGCCTGCGGAGTTATCGCTTGCAATCCGGGCGGGAGCAAGACCGGCGGCCACGAGCCCTCAGTAGCGGATCCCGCGGCGGTGCATCTCCACGGCCAGCGCCTCGCGGTGGGCGTTGGCGCGCCAATAAAGACCAAGATAACGTTGTTCAATCAGCAGATGACGCCCTCTGTCGTAGAGCGACTTGAATGCGCCGGCCACGCCACCGGCGGTGATCGCGACGGAGGCGAGCGTCGGTTCCATGAAAAACAGACTGCCGAACCCGCTGCCAACAGACACGAAAAACCATATCGCTGATGGCATGGCTTGATCGTGCCGCACGCACAGCTGATTCGCCTCATTGAGGGTCTTGCGCGTCGCCAGCACCTGATCGAGAAGCGCGGCCGTCGGCAGTTGCGCGAGATCGCCATGCGCCTCGAAACGGTCGAGCCGACGCCCGATCCGCGTTGCCTCTTGATCCAGCGGATCCGGCGATCGCGCCATGCTCGTCTCAGCGCGGGGTTTCGCCATCTTCGGCGGCATCGCGCGTTTCCATGCGCGCCTTGAGCGCGCCGGCCATGCGCGCCAATTCGTCGTCGGCGAGCGCGTGCATGCGGCTAAACTCCGAGCGACGTTCGGTGATCCGCTGCTGCTGCTGAAAATACGCGCTGATGCAAACGAGCAGGGCCGCGCCGCCGAGAAGCTTGTACAGGGAGATAGCGTTCGCCGAGAGCGACAAGATTTCCTCGCCGGTCAGCAGCGCCGCGGCGGCGACCGCCAGCGACAAGGCGACAAGAACCACCGGATGCAGAAGCAGGGTCCATGAGTGGCGGCGTGTGACCCGCTCTGCCTCCGGCGGCAGCTGTTCTCCGGCCGTGTGCATCATCCTGCTCCTCGATCCGTCCGTCAGCCTCCCAATATAAGCGAGCCGCCGCCGCTGCGCCAGCAATGCCCGCCGAGGCGGCCTGTCGCGTCATGCCGTGGAGCAGGACCGCCGCCCGTCAGCATCTGTTGCAGCCGCGCGCCGGCTCCCCTAAGTTGGCGAAACTGACAGGACCCACGAATCGAGACGCGTCCGCAAGCGCCGCATTCAGGCCGCTTTCGCGCGCCGCGCACCCACCCTATAGTCACAAGAACCCATCGGGAGGACCAAACATGACTGAACCCGTCACCGGAGCGCCCTATCGCGCCGACCACGTCGGCAGCCTGCTGCGCCCGGAAAGCGTCAAGGCCGCGCGCAAGGCTCATTACGAAGACAAGACCCTTTCGGCTGAGGGGCTGAAAGAGGTCGAGGACGCGGCGATCGTCGACGTGATCCGCATGCAGGAAGAGGTCGGGCTGAAGGCCGTGACCGACGGCGAGATGCGCCGCTCCTTCTGGCACTATGATTTCATGGGCATGCTGACCGGGCTTGATCTGGACGAGCGTTCCCCCGAACAGGGCGTGCAGTTCGCCGGCGTGAAGCTGCGCGCGGTTTCGCCCGTCATCAACGCCAGGCTCGACTTCCCCGACGACCACCCGATGCTCGCGCATTACAAGTTCGTGGCCGAGAACACCAAGGTGCAGCCGAAGATCTCGATTCCCGGCCCCTCGTGCTGCCACTTCCGCACCGATCCCGCCGACATCACCGTGCCGGAGTACAAGGATCTCGACGTCCTGTTCGCGGATCTCGCCGCCACCTACAAGAAGGCCGTGAAGGCGTTCTACGCCGCCGGCTGCCGCTACCTGCAGATGGACGACATCTTCTTCGCCTATCTGTGCGATCCCAAGCACCGCGCCGCCAAGGCCGCGATTGGCCAGGATCCCGACTGGCTGATCGACCGCTACGCCTGGATGATGCACGAGGCGATCGAGGACCGGCCCAGTGACATGAAGATCGGCATGCACCTGTGCCGCGGCAACTTCATGTCGACCCACGCCGCCGAGGGCGCCTATGACGTGGCGGCCGACGCCATCTTCAACAAGACCGGCATCGACATCTACTTCATGGAATACGACACCGACCGCGCAGGCAGCCTCGAGCCGCTGCGCCTGCTGCCCAAGGGCGACAAGCGCGTGCTGCCGGGCTTCATCACCACCAAGACGCCGGAACTCGAAAACATCGACGATCTGAAGCGCCGGTTCGACGAGGCGTCGAAGTTCTGCGACATCAACCAGCTCGGCATCGCGCCGCAGTGCGGCTTCTCCTCCACCGAGGAAGGCAACAAGATCACGTTTGACGACCAGCGCCGCAAGCTGGAGCTGGTGGTGAAGACCGCCGAAACCATCTGGGGCGGCGTCGACAAGTAAGACGTTGGTTCTCTGAAATGCAAAAGGGCGGCTCTTCCGGGGCCGCCCTTTTTTCGTGGGCGGGCGCGACCTCTCTCCGCGGGAGAAGGGATCGGGCGCGGGATAGGCGGACGGCGGGAGCGGCACACGCCGCAACGTCATCAAAAATGTCATCCCGGCTGCAGCGCAGCGGAAAGCCGGGACCCAGTAAACGACAGCGTCATTGGCTCTTGCGCGGGATTCTCCGAGGCGCTGTGGCACCGCCACGGCGGAGCCGCGAAGGCCGGTGTTTACTGGGTCCCGGGTCTCGCGATGCTCGCCCGGGATGACATCGAGGGGTGCGAGAGAAACCCGGCCTGCCCCTTCCCCATGGCCCGCCCGCCCCGGCTCGCATAGGATGGGGAAAACATCGGGAGGCGGATATGAGTGATACGGCGAAAAAAATCGGCTTCATCGGCATCGGGCTGATGGGACACGGGATGGCGAAGAACATTCTGCAAGGCGGCTATCCGCTGACGGTGATGGGCCACCGCAACCGGGCGCCGGTGGACGATCTGGTGGGGCGCGGGGCGAGCGAGGCGGCGACGCCGGCGGATGTGGCGCGGGCCAGCGACATCGTGTTTCTCTGCGTCACGGGATCGGTCCAGGTGGAGGCGATTGTCCGCGGAGCGGACGGGCTGAAGGCCGGGGCGCATGAGGGGCTGATCATCGTCGATTGCTCGACGTCGCAACCGACCTCGACGCAGGCGCTGGCGGCGGAACTGGGCGAGCTCGGGGTCCGCTTCGTGGACGCGCCGCTGTCGCGTACGCCCAAGGAGGCGGAGGCCGGAACGCTGGATACAATGATCGGCGCGGACAAAGCAACGCTGGCCGAAATCCTGCCGGTGGTCGGGTGCTGGGCGGGCAACATCATTCATGTGGGCGACGTGGGCGCCGGCCACACGATGAAGCTGATCAACAATTTCGTGGCGCTCGGCTACGGCGCGCTTTACTCCGAGGCACTCGCGCTGGGGCAGAAGGCCGGGATCGCGCCGGAAAAGTTCCACGAGGTGATCGGCGCGGGCCGGCTGACCAACGGGTTTTATGAGACCTTCATGAAATACGTGGTCGGCGGCGACCGCGACGCGCACAAGTTTTCCATCGCCAACGCCCACAAGGACATGCGCTACCTGGCGGATCTCGCCAGCGCCACCGGCGGCATCAATCTGATTTCCTCGATGGTGCGCAACTATTACGCGGGCGCGGAGGCCGCAGGCCGCGGCGGCGACTATGTGCCGATGCTCTCGGATTATGTGCGCGAGCTCAACGGGATTGGCCGGGACGACTGAGAAGCCCGCGCCTCACGCCTCGGGAAGCGGCGGCTTTGGTTTTTTCAGCCGCCGCTCGCGATAGAGCAGATACAGGCCGGAGGCGGTGACGATCGAGGCGCCGATGACTGTCGAGGGGCCGGGAAGATCGGCGAAGACGAGCCATCCCAGGCCGACCATCCAGACGATCTGCGAATAGAAAAAGGGGGCGAGCACCGGCGCGGGGACGATCGCATGCGCCCGGATCAGCAGCCAGTGGCCGACGCCGCCGAAGATGCCCGTGCACAGCAGCAGCACCCAGCTCAGCGCGTCCGGCGGCATCGTCCAGACGGCGACGGCCGGCGGCGTCATCACCATGACGGCGACGGCGGCGGAGATGATCAGCATGCCCTGCACGCTGTCGGTGCCGGTCAGAATCCGGGTGGTCAGGGCGTAGAACGCGTAGGACACCATGGCGGCCAGCGAGTACATCACGGCCCAGTGCAACCCGCCGGTGCCCGGCTGGGTCACCACCAGCACACCGAGGAAGCCGACGCAGATCGCCGCCCAGCGGCGCGGCCCCGCCCACTCGCCAAGCACCGGGCCGGCGAGCGCGGTGACCAGCAGCGGGCCGGCAAACATGATCGACATGGTTTCAGCCAACTGCAGATGCTGCAGGGCGAGGAAATTGAAGAAGGTGGAGCCAAGCAGGCTCAGCGCACGCAGGATCTGCAGAACCGGCCGTTTGGTGGCGATCAGGTCGCGGCGCTTCCAGACGCGGAACACCACGCAGGCCAGCACAAGATGGGTGGCGAATCGAAACCAGACGACCTCCAGCGGCGGCACCGACTGGCTGACGTATTTGGCGATCGTGTCCAGACAGGCGAAGCAGGCCACCGCGCCGACGATCAGCACGATGCCGCTCAGCCGCGCGCGCGTTTCCTCGGCCGTAAAGCTGCCCGTGTCGTCGACATTGATGGCCACACGGCCCGACCCGCGTCGACTGTCCGCCATGGATCCCCGAAATGTGATGAAAGCGCCGGCGAAGCCGGCGGCCAAGGATGCGCACGGAAAACCCGCCACGTGAACGCGAGGGTAATACCAAGGGTCGCAACGAATGACTCATTTGACCGGCTTTGCGCGACGTCTGGCAAGGAGCGGTTCGCGGGCGATGCGGGGCATCGTTCAAGAAGCGCGACGCTGTCCAGTCGTTGCGCAAAGCCGGCCTTCGGTGGGCCAAACCGGTCCACCGGACAGCGTTGCGCCGCTTGCCCGACCGGGCGGGTCGCGCTGCGCGACACGCCTTGCCGGACGAACCGGTTTGGCTCCATCAAATGGGTCATTCGTTACGACCCTTGGTATAACGCATAGCGCGCGCCACGACCATTGCGTGAATTGCATAGCAAAACGCGTTCGGGCCGCATCCCGCGCATGCCGGAACGGGGGCAGTTGATCTGCGCCGTGGACCGGTTCCCTCCGCCGCCGACATTACCCGGCGAAGTCAGGGTGATGACGCCAGCGGGTTTGGCAAGGCATGGAGCGCGCGGCGCGCCGGGACCTCAGGCGGCGGGCTCGGAAATCTTGCCGGCGGGTTTCGGATCCAATCCCTTCTTGCCGGCGCGCTTTCCGGCGGCCACGCGTTTTCCAGCCGTCTTTGCGCGCGCGGCCTTGTCGGCGGCCCTTACCTCGGCGGCGGAAGCCGCGCCGAGCGACGCCGCCTCGGCGGCCTCATCGTCGCCGCCCGCGGCGAGATCCTCGGCGTCGATCTCGTCGTCGAGCGTGGGATCCTCGAAGAAGCTGGCGGCGAGATTGCGCTCGACGACGCGCAACAGCTTGCGCAGCCTCTTGCGGTCCTTGTCCTCGAGGCCCGCGAGCGCCTCGCGCTCGAGCCGCTTCCAGCAGCGGTCGATCAACTCGACCCGGGCGCGGCCCTCGTCGGTGAGGCAGACCTGCGCCAGCCGTCCGTCATGCTCGGCCGCCTGGCGGCGCACCAGCCGCTGGCCGGACATGCGGGTGATCATCTTGGTGACGGTGGGCGGCTGCACGCCGAGCGTTGCGGCCAACTCGCTCATGGTCAGCCCGTCGGTGTCGGCCAGCGTCTTGAGCACCGCCTCCTGGCCCGGATGCATGCCGATGCGCGCCAGATGGATGCCCGAGCGCGCGCGGTGCGCCTTGGCCGCCTGCGCCAACCGGAAGGTGATGCTCTTCTTGTAGTTGAAACCCATAGCCGGCTCTCCATCGCATTCACCGGACCGCGCGCGGCACAGCCGCAAAAGCCGGGGATACCCGTCC is a genomic window containing:
- a CDS encoding aminotransferase class V-fold PLP-dependent enzyme, which encodes MKTGITHLCIPGPTNIPEKVRRAMNVPMQDMRAPDFPELTLPLFADVKKVFKTETGTVLLFGSSGTGAWEAAISNTLNVGDKVLMSDFGQFSHLWIDMAQRLGLDVDAIDVEWGEGVPLEAYRQKLEADRSHSIKAVFATHNETATGVASDIAGVRAVLDSCDHPALLFVDGVSSIGSLEFRMEDWGVDLAVAGSQKGFMLPAGLGMLGVSAKAIEASKGKTMRTCYFDFGDMLAMNANGYFQYTPPTQLLQGLRASLDLIFEEGLENIIARHHRLAEGVRRGVKGWGLDLCAKHEKWYSDTVSAIVVPEGTDAREVIKIGYERYRTSFGSGLSKVAGKVFRIGHLGDLNEVMCLSALASAEMAMADAGIKVELGSGVAAAQAWYRDANAPALQIAAE
- a CDS encoding pyridoxal phosphate-dependent aminotransferase translates to MLKTIGGFDRIGEENAFAVLARATALASQGRDIINLGIGQPDFSTPGHIVEAAIKALRDGHHGYTPATGILPLREAVAADIHRRTGCDVSPDNVMIVPGGKVTMFMAILMFGAPGVDILYPDPGFPIYRSMIEFTGANPIAVPIREENEFAFSAKEMLSLLTPDTRLVIVNSPANPCGGVTPRTEIDMLVAGLAERPDIAILSDEIYGQMTYDGEEHVSLLGYPEIRDRLILLDGWSKTYAMTGWRMGFAVWPDQLVDKARKLAVNAWSCVNAPSQYAGIAALTGPQDAVHEMVAEFDARRKLVTAGLNAIPNVSCATPKGAFYAFPNISATGWKSKKLASALLEEAGVALIGGPDFGIFGEGYIRVSYANSRANIEAALGRMKDFLGANRPA
- a CDS encoding YqaE/Pmp3 family membrane protein → MDLIRIIVAILLPPLGVFMEVGVGKQFFINIVLTLLGYIPGIVHAVYIIARR
- a CDS encoding DUF4112 domain-containing protein produces the protein MSPRDIERLDRLARLLDARFQIFGVRFGLDAVLGVIPGLGDAATLLPAAYLIVSAHRMGARKATLVRMTANTAVDMIAGAVPVLGDLFDLAFRANMRNIRLLRADLASRQDPRHAAAAMATA
- the mscL gene encoding large-conductance mechanosensitive channel protein MscL; translation: MFKEFKEFAMKGNVLDMAVGIVIGAAFTAIVSSMVDDIIMPPIGLLLGNVDFSELFVVLQAGDPTGPYATVDAAKEAGAVTWNIGLFINAILKFVIVAFAVFLLVKGVNNLRRKEAASPAKPDVPPAPTRDQALLEEIRDLLKK
- a CDS encoding 2-hydroxyacid dehydrogenase, whose amino-acid sequence is MSRPEVLIAGPMLPYVVDGLESRFTVHKIWEHDDRDAFLADAGKRIRGVACSYTGVDMALINQLPKLEIISNFGVGYDAVDTKAAAARGIIVTHTPGVLDDEVADTGLALMLMCVRELPAAERYLRAGRWVKEGPYPLTRGSLKGRTLGILGLGRIGKQVAKRAEACGMSIVYHGRSEQADVPYRYFASLTEMAKACDVLISVAPGGAATHHIINAAVLSALGPGGYFVNIGRGSVVDEAALAEALDRRVIAGAGLDVYEFEPKVPAALMACDNAVLLPHVASASIPTRNAMGQLVIDNLVSWFDTGHPVTPVPETPFKA
- a CDS encoding LacI family DNA-binding transcriptional regulator; the encoded protein is MPDRKDRRGAAPPAGATPEEEARPARRGRLTLSQLAETLKVSTATISLALRDSPLVAEATRERVKQAARERGYIYNRSAAALRTARSNVIGVAVHDILNPYFAEIFRALEDALGENDQVVFICNHRDDVERQRVFTQALLQHRADGLVLCPSVGTEADEINQLVETGLPVTLICRDLPGVNAPVIRGDDITGGRRLTEQLIAQGHRHIAMIGGRVESSSGVQRRAGWARALQEAGLDVDSQLYLPELMTRADGYEVVDAILAHEPRPTAVFCFNDMIARGLVEALRRAGLNAGPDIAVAGYDDIIGAATSTPSLTSVNNGAPEIGERAARMILAQISGESVAPERVLIAPTLKLRESTAQGPAANTQ
- a CDS encoding 5-methyltetrahydropteroyltriglutamate--homocysteine S-methyltransferase, which gives rise to MTEPVTGAPYRADHVGSLLRPESVKAARKAHYEDKTLSAEGLKEVEDAAIVDVIRMQEEVGLKAVTDGEMRRSFWHYDFMGMLTGLDLDERSPEQGVQFAGVKLRAVSPVINARLDFPDDHPMLAHYKFVAENTKVQPKISIPGPSCCHFRTDPADITVPEYKDLDVLFADLAATYKKAVKAFYAAGCRYLQMDDIFFAYLCDPKHRAAKAAIGQDPDWLIDRYAWMMHEAIEDRPSDMKIGMHLCRGNFMSTHAAEGAYDVAADAIFNKTGIDIYFMEYDTDRAGSLEPLRLLPKGDKRVLPGFITTKTPELENIDDLKRRFDEASKFCDINQLGIAPQCGFSSTEEGNKITFDDQRRKLELVVKTAETIWGGVDK
- a CDS encoding NAD(P)-dependent oxidoreductase, whose protein sequence is MSDTAKKIGFIGIGLMGHGMAKNILQGGYPLTVMGHRNRAPVDDLVGRGASEAATPADVARASDIVFLCVTGSVQVEAIVRGADGLKAGAHEGLIIVDCSTSQPTSTQALAAELGELGVRFVDAPLSRTPKEAEAGTLDTMIGADKATLAEILPVVGCWAGNIIHVGDVGAGHTMKLINNFVALGYGALYSEALALGQKAGIAPEKFHEVIGAGRLTNGFYETFMKYVVGGDRDAHKFSIANAHKDMRYLADLASATGGINLISSMVRNYYAGAEAAGRGGDYVPMLSDYVRELNGIGRDD
- a CDS encoding DMT family transporter, whose product is MADSRRGSGRVAINVDDTGSFTAEETRARLSGIVLIVGAVACFACLDTIAKYVSQSVPPLEVVWFRFATHLVLACVVFRVWKRRDLIATKRPVLQILRALSLLGSTFFNFLALQHLQLAETMSIMFAGPLLVTALAGPVLGEWAGPRRWAAICVGFLGVLVVTQPGTGGLHWAVMYSLAAMVSYAFYALTTRILTGTDSVQGMLIISAAVAVMVMTPPAVAVWTMPPDALSWVLLLCTGIFGGVGHWLLIRAHAIVPAPVLAPFFYSQIVWMVGLGWLVFADLPGPSTVIGASIVTASGLYLLYRERRLKKPKPPLPEA